DNA sequence from the Bradyrhizobium diazoefficiens genome:
GACCTCATCGACAAGCTGACCTCCGGCCGCCGCCGCGTCGTCCGCGGCAGCCTTGCCGGCGCCGAAGAGGTGGTCACGGGCAGCACCTGCAAGGCGGCGCTGCACTCCGAAACCGGCGCCTCCGCCGTCGACATGGAAAGCCATATCGCGGCCGCCTACGCCGCCGAGGCAGGCCTACCTTTTGCCGCTGTGCGCGTCATCAGCGACCCCGCCCATCGCGCGCTGCCGGCGCTCGCCCGCGCCGCGATCAAGCCGAACGGCCAGATCGACCTCGCCGCAGTGTTCCGCGGCATCGTGCGCAATCCGGCAACGCTGCATGCGCTGGTCTCGACCGGCCTCGACTTCAACCGCGCTCTGCGCAGCTTGCGCGGCTGCCGGGATTTCCTGATCGGGACGGAGCTCGCAGGCAGCGAGGCGCTGGTGTCGGAGGCGGCCTGAGCGGGTTGTTCGATCTGAGGAAACATAAAGGTCCGGTCGCGATGGCGATCGGGCCTTTTTCTTTGATGTGCGGTGCCGGAGGGGCGAACCTATTGAATGTGAGTCCATCCCCGTCTATCTTACCTTTGTCTTACATTATGAGGAAGGGGCCGATGGCCGGCGCGGAAAAGCTCATTACGACCGTTTCCACCAAGGGGCAGATCATCCTGCCCAGCGCCATTCGTCAGCGGCGGGAATGGAGGGCGGGAACGCGGCTCACCGTTGAGGACACCCCGGAGGGCGTGCTGTTGAAGCCGGCGCCGGCCTTTACGGAGACGCGGCCGGAGGACGTGTTCGGCGTCCTGGCCCACCAAGGCAAACCGAAAACGCTGGAAGAGATGGACGCAAGCGTGCTTGCCGAAGCCAGGCGGCGGCATGATCGCGATTGATACCAACCTGATCGTCCGGTACCTGACCGGAGACCACGCCACACAATCCGCACTTGCCCGCGCCTTGATCGACGGCGAGAGAGTCTTCGCCACTATCACGGTGCTCCTCGAAGTCGAATGGGTGCTGCGAGGCGCGTACGAGTATCGGGCTGCGGACGTCGTGCCCGCGCTTCGCGGCTTCGCGGGCCTTCCGACCGTCACGGTCGAGGACGGCGCGATGGTTGCGGCGGCGCTCGACCTTGCCGAGAAGGGAATGGATTTCGCGGATGCTCTGCATCTGACAAGATCCGGACATTGCGAGGGCTTCGTCACCTTCGATCGCAAGCTCGTCAGGGCCGCGAAAGCGGCTGGCCATGAAGGGGTGCGCGAAGCACGGTCATCGCGGTGAAACTTGGCGACGCGAGCACTGAAACGGCCTCCGCGTCGCTTCCCTCTTTCCATCGCAGAAACTAAAGAAAACAAAAAACCCGGTCGCCATTGGGGATTAGGATTACGGTGACAGTGCTGGACTGCACCCCTGAAGTGAGACACGCTAATTGCGGTGACAGTGCAGTTGCCTATCGCGCTGTTTGCCGGAGGTTGGATATCAGCAGGGATTCCGCGCGTCCGGCTGCGGCGATTTGCCTTTGCCGCTTTCGAATGGGCCACGATGGCATAGTGCCACTGTTTTGCCCGACGTGTCAGATTGAGTTCGTAAAATACGAAGTCAGCGCTGTCGCGGATTGCGACTCAACGCGACGGCGTGCCGCGCACTCTGGTGACAGCGCTGCGCAAGGCCCGGCCGTTGCCGATTTGCCGCTGATTTGCTAGACACGGCAGGTGGCTTAATCGAACGGACATGGTGCCGTTCGGCCGGTGTGTTTCTACTGTGCATGGGGTTGTTTTTCACTTTTTGCAGGAGCGCGGTCTCGTCCGGCCCAGCGATGAGGGGAGGGAGCGCAGCCCGCGCGTTCACCCTTCTCTTCCCCCGGACTTGAGCCTGAGCAAAAGATAAAGGCCCGGTCGCCAATTGGCGATCGGGCCCTTTTCATTCGTGATGGTTCGCGCTGCTTACGCGGCCGTCGAAGCCTTCCGCGCGGCCTTTGCCTGAGCGGCTTCGGCCTCGTCCTTGCGGATCTCGGAGAGCTTCTTCTGGACCTGTTCCGAGAAGATGTACTGTGCCGGGCGCTGCTTCGACATGTCGATCTCGGGCGCCATGGGACCAGAGGTCTTGACGCCGCGCAGCGACACCCACATCGCCTTCAGCGGGTTGTTGAGGGCTGCGGTCGCGGCCGTCGGCTCGTAGCCGCAATGGGCCATGCAGTCGGCGCACTTCTCGTACTTGCCGGTGCCGTAGGTCTCCCACTCGGTGGTGTCCATCAGCTCTTTGAAGGTTTTCGCGTAGCCTTCGCCGAGCAGGTAGCAGGGCTTCTGCCAGCCGAAGATGTTGCGCGCGGGCATGCCCCACGGCGTGCACTCGTATTCCTGGTTGCCGGCGAGGAAGTCGAGGAACAGGCCGGAATGCATGAAGTTCCACTTCTTGCCCTTGCCAAGCGCAAACACGTCGCGGAACAGCTTCTTGGTCTTGGTGCGGTTGAGGAAGTGCTCCTGGTCCGGCGCGCGCTCATAGGCGTAGCCGGGCGACATCGACACGCCGACGCCGAGCTCGACGGTGAGGTCGAGGAATTTCGCGATCTCCTCGGCCGGGTGGCCGTCGAAGATGGTGGCGTTGACGTTGACGGTGAAGCCGCGCGCCTTGGCCGCCTTGATTGCGGAGACGGCACGGTCGAACACGCCCTTCTGCGACACCGCCTTGTCGTGGTGGTCGCGCAGGCCATCGAGATGCACGGAGAAGAACAAGTAGGGCGAGGGTTCGAACAGGTCGAGCTTCTTCTCCAGCAGCAGAGCGTTGGTGCAGAGCGAGACGAACTTCTTGCGCGCCACCAGGCCGCGCACGATCTCGCCGATCTCCTTGTGGATCAGCGGCTCGCCGCCGGGAATCGCCACCATCGGGGCGCCGCACTCGTCGGCCGCATCCCAGCACTCCTGCGCCGTCATGCGGCGGTTGAGGATCGCATCCGGATAGTCGATCTTGCCGCAGCCGACGCAGGCGAGGTTGCAGCGGAACAGCGGCTCCAGCATCAGCACGAGCGGATAGCGTTTGCGGCCAAGCAGTTTCTGCTTGAGCAAATAGCCGCCGATACGCATTTCCTTGAAGAAGGGGATTGCCATTACACGTTTCTTTCTGGGCTTGAAACTCGGGTAGGTCAGCTTGCAGCCAGCTCGGCTGGAAGCCTGAATTCGATGTTTTCCTCGCGACCCGGCAGCACCGAGACCGTCACCGGTCCGATTCGCCGCAGCGCTTCGATCACGTCATACACCAGCACCTCGGGCGCCGATGCGCCGGCCGTGAGGCCGACCGTTCTGGCACCCTTCAACCACTCCGGATTGAGCTCGCGCCGTCGGCGATCAGATAACTCGCGACGCCGGCTTCGGTGCCGATTTCGCGGAGCCGGTTCGAGTTCGAGCTATTTGCAGCGCCCACTACTAAGATCACGTCGACCAGCTTGCTCAGGTTCCTTACCGCAGATTGGCGGTTCTGTGTCGCATAGCAGATATCCCGGATGTCCGGGCCTTGAATATCTGTAAATTTGGCTCGAAGAGCCGCGATAATGTCCCTGGTAAGGTCGAGCGGTAGGATGGTCTGGGTGATGTAGGCCACTGGCGTATCCGCCGGCAGCGCCAGACCTTGGCCTCTTCGACGCTCTGGACCAGCAGAACGGGCCCGGGAACCTGGCCCATCGTGCCCTCGGCCTCGGGATGGCCGGCGTGGCCGATCAGGATCAGGGTACGGCCCTTGGTGAGATAGCCCTTCCCCTGATTGTGAACTTTCGTGAGAGGTGGCATTCAGCACCGGAAGGTCGCGGGCGGCAGCCTCTTCCTCGACGCTGCGGGCGACACCATGGGCACTGAATACGGTCACTGCTTTCGGCGGAACCTCGGACAAGTCCTCGACGAAGATCGCGCCCTTGTCCTTCAGGCTCTCGACGACGTATTTATTCTGCACGATCTCGTGGCGCACGTACACCGGCGGGCCGTATTTCTCCAGCGCCCGCTCCACGATCTCGATCGCGCGCACCACGCCCGCGCAAAAACCGCGCGGCTGCGCTAGATAAACTTCCATTGGACGCCCATCACGCAAGTTGCACCAATCCGCTCAATTGTTCCCGGTGGCATCTCGACGGTGGCGGATGCTGCAATATCCGCACCATTGGTTGGCGACCGCGGTAACTCCTACTCATCTGGGCCCCGGCGCATGCAGACACAGCACTTTGTGTCAAAAAATCGGCAGTACGGAAAGGTGGGAAATGGGAGCGCGGGTTCCGGACAAGCTAATCCCAGGTATCATAATGCGGTATTTTGGGTGAGCAAGCCGGCGACATCTGTGCTCACCCCTTCGTCACTTTACCGCCTCAACTGCCCGGCTATACCGGCCGCTCCGCATGATTTTGCCATGGCCTCCCGCGGTTTCTTTCGAACCTGGTTCCCGCGAGAGCCACTCAAAACAGCGATAGGTTTCGCCCGGGAACTCCGATAAACAGCGGGCGTTTTCGGCAGGCTGTTAACACTAGAAAGAAAAGAAGTGCTGCAAAGCGTAGTCGTTGCCATCGTCAGGGCCTGTACCCGGTTTGCCTCCGTCGTCGTCGTTCTCGGGCTCCTGCTGGCGGTCGGGGCGGGCTATTACGCGTCCCGGCACTTCGCCATCAATACCGACATCAATTCGCTGATCTCGCAGCACCTCGACTGGCGCCAGCGCGACCAGCAGTTCGACCGCGCCTTCGACCGCGATGCGACGATCCTGGCAGTCGTCGAGGGAGCGACGCCGGAGCTGACGACCGCCGCGGCGGATGCGCTCTATGCCAAATTGAAGCATGACAGGACCAATTTCGTCTCGATCCAGCAGCTCGGCACCGGCGAGTTCTTCGAGAAGAACGGCCTGTTGTTTCTTCCGACCGAAGAGGTCAGCAAGACCACCAGCCAGCTCGAATCCGCGGCGCCGCTGATCGAGATCATGGCCGGCGATCCTTCGATCCGCGGCCTCACCGGCGCGCTGGAAACGGGGCTCGCGGGCGTCAAGCGCGGACAGGTCAAGCTCGATAGCACCGAGCGGCCGTTCAACCAGATCTCGCAGACGGTCGAGACCGTGCTCAACGAGGGAAACGCGACCTTCTCCTGGCGTGAGCTCGTCAGCGACCAGCCGCTGCAGGACTCGGATAGGCGCGCCTTCATCGAATTCAAACCGATCCTTGACTACAACGCGCTCGAGCCCGGCAAGGACGCCACCGACGCGGTCCGCAAGGCGGCGGCGGACCTCGATTTCGCGA
Encoded proteins:
- a CDS encoding phosphorylase, yielding MTLGTGDYFSAGNAIDPRPILIVTGLVQEARIAAGPGMAVICSSSSPSQLRALLTVVDPETIRGVISFGVAGGLDPSLRSGDVVVATEVLSGDARWAAGLSLSDDLIDKLTSGRRRVVRGSLAGAEEVVTGSTCKAALHSETGASAVDMESHIAAAYAAEAGLPFAAVRVISDPAHRALPALARAAIKPNGQIDLAAVFRGIVRNPATLHALVSTGLDFNRALRSLRGCRDFLIGTELAGSEALVSEAA
- a CDS encoding AbrB/MazE/SpoVT family DNA-binding domain-containing protein translates to MAGAEKLITTVSTKGQIILPSAIRQRREWRAGTRLTVEDTPEGVLLKPAPAFTETRPEDVFGVLAHQGKPKTLEEMDASVLAEARRRHDRD
- a CDS encoding type II toxin-antitoxin system VapC family toxin, which gives rise to MIAIDTNLIVRYLTGDHATQSALARALIDGERVFATITVLLEVEWVLRGAYEYRAADVVPALRGFAGLPTVTVEDGAMVAAALDLAEKGMDFADALHLTRSGHCEGFVTFDRKLVRAAKAAGHEGVREARSSR
- the hpnH gene encoding adenosyl-hopene transferase HpnH; protein product: MAIPFFKEMRIGGYLLKQKLLGRKRYPLVLMLEPLFRCNLACVGCGKIDYPDAILNRRMTAQECWDAADECGAPMVAIPGGEPLIHKEIGEIVRGLVARKKFVSLCTNALLLEKKLDLFEPSPYLFFSVHLDGLRDHHDKAVSQKGVFDRAVSAIKAAKARGFTVNVNATIFDGHPAEEIAKFLDLTVELGVGVSMSPGYAYERAPDQEHFLNRTKTKKLFRDVFALGKGKKWNFMHSGLFLDFLAGNQEYECTPWGMPARNIFGWQKPCYLLGEGYAKTFKELMDTTEWETYGTGKYEKCADCMAHCGYEPTAATAALNNPLKAMWVSLRGVKTSGPMAPEIDMSKQRPAQYIFSEQVQKKLSEIRKDEAEAAQAKAARKASTAA